From a single Arachis hypogaea cultivar Tifrunner chromosome 3, arahy.Tifrunner.gnm2.J5K5, whole genome shotgun sequence genomic region:
- the LOC112791141 gene encoding protein NODULATION SIGNALING PATHWAY 2, with translation MCEPYISLPAMNVMACEQFDYSFSPPPMNKLLHEYILQDAFPSQSDDHLLSSPNIIYDDVFDEMLEQEALNGFLHPENPQQPDFDFIGHNVTMAVESELCQENIPIAQEEEMHVSNEEGDAYLMGIQAELMGETSLGDLLLLGAEAVEAQNFVLALDIIERINNNASSSSFLENGDSLLNRLALFFARGLYYKSINAPQVQSDPVSTHNNAFGVFQILQELSPYVKFAHFTANQAIFEATEGSEDVHVIDFDIMEGIQWPPLMMDLAMRKNTCLRVTAVVADQQSVAYVQQTGRRLKEFADSIDFPFAFDQIVMVGEEDLQRVELGHTVIVNCMIHQWMPNRSFPLIKTFLDGVSKLSPRLVVLVEEELFNFARLKSMSFVEFFCEALHHYTALSDSLASSLLGRQKMELTMIEKEVMGQRILDSVKQFPCEREERMVWEEGFYSLKRFKRVAMSSCNVSQAKFLVSLFGGGYWVQSQDSRLALCWKSRPLTSASTWVPATY, from the coding sequence ATGTGTGAGCCGTATATTTCATTACCTGCCATGAATGTGATGGCTTGTGAGCAATTTGATTACTCATTCAGCCCTCCCCCCATGAACAAATTACTCCATGAATATATCTTACAAGATGCTTTTCCAAGCCAATCAGATGATCACTTATTATCTTCTCCAAACATCATCTATgatgatgtgtttgatgaaatgcttgagcaAGAGGCCCTGAATGGATTCCTCCATCCAGAAAACCCACAGCAGCCAGACTTTGATTTCATTGGCCATAATGTTACAATGGCTGTTGAGTCCGAACTGTGCCAAGAAAACATCCCTATAGCCCAAGAAGAGGAGATGCATGTCTCAAATGAAGAAGGAGATGCATATTTGATGGGAATTCAAGCAGAGCTAATGGGAGAAACTAGTTTGGGAGATCTATTGCTATTAGGAGCTGAAGCTGTTGAAGCACAGAACTTTGTTCTTGCTCTGGACATAATAGAGAGAATTAACAACaatgcatcatcatcatcttttttggAAAATGGTGATTCTTTATTGAACAGGTTGGCTCTATTCTTTGCTCGGGGTCTGTATTATAAGAGTATAAATGCTCCTCAAGTGCAGTCTGATCCTGTTTCAACACACAACAATGCCTTCGGTGTGTTTCAGATACTCCAGGAACTCTCTCCCTATGTAAAATTCGCTCACTTCACTGCTAATCAAGCCATCTTTGAAGCCACAGAAGGTTCTGAGGATGTTCATGTCATTGATTTTGACATCATGGAGGGGATCCAGTGGCCACCATTGATGATGGACCTTGCAATGAGGAAGAACACTTGTCTTAGAGTAACAGCTGTTGTTGCAGATCAGCAAAGTGTAGCATATGTCCAGCAAACAGGAAGAAGGCTAAAAGAGTTTGCAGATTCTATTGATTTTCCTTTCGCTTTTGATCAGATAGTGATGGTTGGGGAGGAAGATCTTCAAAGAGTTGAACTTGGTCATACAGTTATAGTCAACTGTATGATACACCAATGGATGCCGAACAGAAGCTTCCCATTGATCAAAACATTCCTTGATGGTGTAAGCAAGTTATCACCAAGGCTTGTTGTTTTGGTGGAGGAAGAACTTTTCAACTTTGCTAGGCTAAAATCCATGTCGTTTGTGGAGTTCTTCTGTGAGGCTTTGCACCACTACACTGCACTTAGTGATTCACTTGCTAGTAGTTTGTTGGGTAGGCAGAAGATGGAGCTAACCATGATAGAGAAAGAAGTTATGGGGCAAAGGATTTTGGACAGTGTGAAGCAGTTTCcatgtgagagagaagaaagaatggTGTGGGAAGAAGGGTTTTACTCCTTGAAGAGGTTCAAGCGTGTTGCTATGAGTAGCTGTAATGTTTCACAGGCTAAGTTCTTGGTGAGCTTGTTTGGTGGAGGCTATTGGGTGCAATCTCAGGACTCTAGGTTGGCTCTATGTTGGAAGTCAAGGCCTTTGACATCTGCTTCAACCTGGGTACCTGCAACTTATTGA
- the LOC112791140 gene encoding probable serine/threonine-protein kinase WNK7 gives MSLTGTESSEDGGGHPEPPDPDVLEVDPTCRYIRYREVIGKGAFKTVYKAFDEVNGIEVAWSQVQIDDVLQSPGDLERLYSEVHLLRSLEHDNIVRFYNSWIDEKHKTVNMITELFTSGSLKEYRKKHKKVDIKAIKGWAKQILTGLSYLHSHNPPIIHRDLKCDNIFINGHQGEVKIGDLGLATFLERTNAKSVIGTPEFMAPELYDENYNELADIYSFGMCMLQLVTSEYPYSECRNSAQIYKKVSSGIKPVALSKVKDPEVKSFIEKCLVPASERLSARELLMHSFLDLNGSTRIHPFPLPDIVLPKFGAFEGRCLMSEGPTSARHGTISMDLGGTSELPVITEFDNSTDDASSSHSPSVEIRMPKGGDIFFLKGQENDENSVSLVLRIADQSGRARNIHFIFYLDTDTAVSISSEMVEQLELAEQNVLFIAELIDLLLLKLVPDWKPCVSIDHLVSPNGKYHVTQRRALESAKYQEIPKLSSQIVPQELGALTSAGRSAADGNHDNMDFDEVVSQESIGMQRATKTDDLCSEVSYASATSELNDNKLSVASFMSSAESGLADLNITIPNGGSQSSFVPEIGGSPDYRIKFSELGSADTTSFSTHPSSVLEREDEFRTELEMIEQKYHEVIKDFSRRRYQAIMEIRRRMSEKMPSSSSSSSSS, from the exons ATGAGTTTAACGGGTACAGAAAGCTCAGAAGATGGTGGAGGGCATCCAGAACCTCCCGATCCTGATGTTCTTGAAGTTGACCCTACCTGTCGCTATATTAGG TATAGAGAAGTCATCGGCAAAGGAGCTTTCAAAACTGT TTACAAGGCATTTGACGAAGTCAATGGAATTGAAGTTGCATGGAGCCAGGTTCAGATTGATGATGTGCTACAGTCACCAGGTGACTTAGAGAGGTTGTACTCAGAAGTGCATCTCCTGAGATCACTGGAACACGATAACATAGTAAGATTCTACAATTCATGGATTGATGAGAAGCACAAAACTGTTAACATGATTACCGAGTTGTTTACATCGGGCAGCCTCAAAGA GTATCGGAAAAAACACAAGAAGGTTGACATAAAGGCTATTAAAGGATGGGCAAAACAGATATTAACAGGCTTAAGCTACCTCCACAGTCACAACCCACCAATCATACATAGGGACCTGAAGTGTGATAATATATTTATCAATGGTCATCAGGGAGAAGTTAAAATTGGAGATTTGGGGCTGGCAACTTTCTTGGAGCGTACCAATGCCAAGAGTGTTATTG GAACCCCGGAGTTTATGGCACCAGAGTTGTATGATGAAAATTACAATGAATTAGCGGACATATATTCATTTGGTATGTGCATGCTTCAGTTGGTGACTTCTGAATATCCTTATAGTGAATGCAGAAACTCAGCTCAGATATACAAGAAGGTTTCATCT GGTATAAAACCTGTTGCACTTTCTAAAGTCAAAGATCCAGAGGTAAAATCCTTCATTGAAAAATGTCTTGTCCCAGCATCTGAAAGATTGTCTGCAAGGGAGCTTCTGATGCATTCCTTTCTTGACTTGAATGGTTCGACAAGGATTCATCCTTTTCCATTACCAGATATTGTTCTTCCCAAATTTGGAGCCTTTGAAGGCCGATGCTTGATGTCAGAAGGTCCTACTAGTGCACGTCATGGAACTATTTCTATGGATCTTGGTGGCACGAGTGAACTACCTGTGATCACCGAATTTGATAACTCTACAGATGATGCATCATCATCTCATTCTCCATCTGTTGAGATAAGAATGCCAAAGGGAGGTGACATATTCTTTCTCAAAGGCCAGGAAAATGATGAGAATTCTGTATCATTAGTTCTCCGGATAGCCGATCAGAGTG GAAGGGCAAGAAATATCCATTTTATATTCTACCTTGACACTGATACTGCTGTCTCCATTTCAAGTGAAATGGTTGAGCAACTTGAGCTTGCTGAACAGAATGTCCTCTTCATAGCTGAGTTAATAGATTTGTTACTGCTGAAGTTGGTTCCTGACTGGAAACCTTGTGTTTCAATTGACCATTTGGTTTCTCCAAATGGTAAATATCATGTGACCCAACGTAGAGCCTTGGAGTCGGCAAAATACCAAGAAATCCCAAAACTTTCCAGCCAAATTGTGCCTCAAGAGTTAGGTGCCTTAACCTCAGCTGGAAGATCAGCTGCAGACGGGAACCATGATAATATGGATTTTGATGAGGTTGTATCTCAAGAGAGCATTGGTATGCAAAGAGCAACTAAGACAGATGATTTGTGTTCTGAGGTGTCGTATGCTTCAGCAACATCAGAACTCAACGATAATAAGCTTTCTGTGGCTTCATTTATGTCTTCTGCTGAATCAGGACTAGCAGACTTAAACATAACTATACCGAATGGAGGGAGTCAATCCTCATTTGTACCTGAAATTGGGGGATCTCCTGATTACAGGATCAAGTTTTCAGAATTGGGAAGTGCTGATACAACGAGCTTCTCTACTCATCCTTCCTCTGTGCTTGAACGCGAGGATGAATTCAGAACAGAGCTAGAAATGATTGAACAGAAGTATCACGAGGTAATTAAAGATTTTTCCAGAAGAAGATACCAGGCCATCATGGAGATTAGAAGAAGAATGTCAGAAAAGatgccatcatcatcatcatcatcatcgtcatcatag
- the LOC112791142 gene encoding transcription factor MAMYB: MEFLDDDDTRPRFLFQSGSQPPPSSADDQSYNKPTKTLLIVTVSASAILLFLSIFYIQAEPFKSLLLWLSLSLLVGPFAPPSLTAGDIRVGRGSILEFPDQQALAEDDDNKKKYQRRSKSRRSDEVQSVAAVVSPVVKSPEREAEKIRANGNGNGNGVVSEKEWSEEDVEILKKQMTKHPVGKPGRWEAIAAAFGGRHGAESVIKKSKELAEKKVDDSESYAQFLKKRKPVDKRVVEEAAAEEEKNGGSGAVGDGTWSSGEDIALLNALKAFPKEAAMRWEKVAAAVPGKSKAACMKRVTELKKGFRNAKAASADKVE; encoded by the coding sequence ATGGAGTTCCTTGACGACGACGACACGAGGCCTAGGTTCCTATTCCAATCTGGATCACAGCCACCGCCTTCATCCGCTGACGACCAATCCTACAACAAACCAACCAAGACACTACTCATTGTCACCGTCTCTGCCTCCGCcatcctcctcttcctctctatCTTCTACATCCAAGCTGAGCCATTCAAGTCCCTCCTCCTCTGGCTCTCCCTCTCCCTCCTCGTTGGACCTTTCGCCCCTCCTTCCCTCACCGCCGGAGATATCCGTGTAGGCCGGGGCTCCATCCTCGAATTCCCCGACCAACAAGCCCTCGCCGAAGACGATGACAACAAGAAGAAATATCAGCGCCGATCCAAATCCCGCAGATCCGACGAAGTCCAATCTGTCGCCGCCGTTGTCTCTCCAGTCGTCAAATCGCCGGAGCGGGAGGCTGAGAAGATCCGAGCCAACGGAAACGGAAACGGAAATGGCGTTGTGTCGGAGAAGGAGTGGAGTGAAGAGGATGTGGAGATTCTGAAGAAGCAGATGACGAAGCATCCCGTCGGGAAGCCAGGGCGGTGGGAGGCGATAGCGGCGGCGTTTGGCGGGAGACACGGAGCGGAGAGCGTGATAAAGAAGTCGAAGGAGTTGGCGGAGAAGAAGGTGGACGATTCGGAGTCGTACGCGCAGTTCCTGAAGAAGAGGAAGCCTGTGGACAAGAGAGTGGTGGAAGAGGCGGcggcggaggaggagaagaacggTGGTTCTGGTGCCGTTGGTGACGGCACGTGGAGTTCAGGCGAGGACATTGCGCTGCTGAATGCTCTGAAAGCGTTCCCGAAGGAGGCTGCGATGAGATGGGAGAAGGTGGCTGCTGCGGTTCCCGGGAAGTCAAAGGCCGCTTGCATGAAAAGAGTTACTGAATTGAAGAAAGGGTTTCGGAATGCAAAAGCTGCTTCTGCCGATAAGGTAGAATAG